The following coding sequences are from one Triticum aestivum cultivar Chinese Spring chromosome 5A, IWGSC CS RefSeq v2.1, whole genome shotgun sequence window:
- the LOC123108608 gene encoding mitochondrial import inner membrane translocase subunit TIM23-1, translated as MADPRLYPSGSGSAPHRDESSTTTDGSGRRLYDPYQDLNIPTAYKNLYDLPTSPEFLFQEEALLQRRSWGENLTYYTGVGYLSGAVAGAAVGLREAARAAERGDTAKIRANRLLNSCGSAGRRVGNRLGVIGLLYAGMESGMVSARDGHDDWINSLVAGLGTGALFRAAQGPRSAAVAGALGGVLAMAAKQAAKRYAPAF; from the coding sequence atggccgatcCGCGGCTCTACCCGTCGGGATCGGGATCCGCCCCTCACCGCGACGAATCCTCCACCACCACCGACGGCTCCGGCCGCCGGCTCTACGACCCGTACCAGGACCTCAACATCCCCACCGCCTACAAGAACCTCTACGACCTCCCCACCTCCCCCGAGTTCCTCTTCCAGGAGGAGGCCCTCCTCCAGCGCCGCTCCTGGGGAGAGAACCTCACCTACTACACCGGGGTCGGCTACCTCTCCGGCGCCGTCGCGGGCGCCGCAGTCGGCCTGCGCGAGGCCGCACGCGCCGCCGAGCGCGGCGACACCGCCAAGATCCGCGCCAACCGCCTCCTCAACTCGTGCGGCTCCGCCGGACGCCGCGTCGGCAACAGGCTCGGCGTCATCGGCCTCCTCTACGCCGGCATGGAGAGCGGCATGGTCTCAGCCAGGGACGGCCACGACGACTGGATCAACAGCCTAGTCGCGGGgctcggcaccggcgccctcttcAGGGCCGCCCAGGGCCCCAGGTCTGCCGCCGTCGCTGGCGCCCTCGGAGGGGTCCTCGCCATGGCCGCCAAGCAGGCAGCCAAGAGATACGCGCCCGCCTTCTGA
- the LOC123108609 gene encoding mavicyanin — MGTPVGMATLAALALLLCVSMDGCAAAEYKVGGLDAWGVPPSSKPDVYVRWAKSVPVKLGDALFFLYPPSQDSAVQVTAKAFAACHVSDPLLKLEDGNSVFNLTKPGRAYFTSAAPGRCRKGQKLSVDVPGADGKLLKPSADDEAALKALSALPPAAAPSEALPSLSPGPDDDDDSAASSMALHRAAGSALSLLAALILMWL; from the coding sequence ATGGGCACGCCGGTGGGAATGGCGACTCTAGCGGCCCTGGCGCTGCTGCTGTGCGTCTCCATGGACGGGTGCGCCGCCGCTGAGTACAAGGTGGGCGGTCTGGACGCGTGGGGGGTGCCGCCGTCCAGCAAGCCGGACGTGTACGTGCGGTGGGCCAAGTCCGTCCCCGTCAAGCTCGGcgacgccctcttcttcctctacccGCCCAGCCAGGACAGCGCCGTGCAGGTCACCGCCAAGGCCTTCGCCGCCTGCCACGTCTCCGACCCGCTGCTCAAGCTGGAGGACGGCAACTCCGTCTTCAACCTCACCAAGCCCGGGCGGGCCTACTTCACCAGCGCCGCCCCGGGCCGCTGCCGCAAGGGCCAGAAGCTGTCGGTGGACGTGCCTGGCGCCGATGGGAAGCTGCTCAAGCCGTCGGCGGACGACGAGGCCGCGCTCAAGGCGCTCTCTGCGCTGCCGCCTGCCGCTGCCCCGTCCGAGGCGCTCCCCTCGCTCTCGCCCGgccccgacgacgacgacgactcggCTGCCTCCTCCATGGCCCTGCACCGGGCCGCCGGATCCGCTCTGTCTCTCCTCGCCGCTCTCATCCTCATGTGGCTgtga